The DNA sequence TGAATTGCATGTTTCGAAAGAGTATAGCAATATGCTCCAAGGCTATAAGAATGCCAAGGAAAAATCAAAAGATCAAAAAGATGCGGTACTCTTCATCAAACAAAAATTAGACGCCGCCAAGTGGTTCATCGATGCCATCAAGCAACGACAACAGACGCTCTACATTACCATGAGCGCCATCATGCAGTACCAAAAAGAGTATTTTTTGACCGGTGATGAGCGAAAGTTGAGACCTATGATCCTAAAAGACATTGCAGATCGCATCGATATGGATGTCTCTACCGTATCACGAGTGGCCAATAGCAAGTATGTAGATACGCCCTATGGTACCAAACTCATCAAAGATTATTTTTCAGAGGCCATGAAAAATGAACAGGGTGAAGATGTATCAACAAAAGAAATCAAAAAGATTTTGGAAACCGTTATTCGCGAAGAAGACAAAAAGAAGCCGCTCACCGACGATAGTCTTGCCAAAATTCTAAAAGAAAAGGGATATCCAATAGCCAGAAGAACCGTAGCGAAATATCGGGAACAAATGGACATACCCGTGGCCAGGCTGAGAAAGAAAATCTGATGGGTCGATTCTTATACGCCATTTCCTATGTTTTTCATCCTTTATTGGTTCCGATCACGGGTACCTTGGCCTATTTCTTGGTCACGCCCAAACTCAATTCCCTTGAGGAACAGAGCGGCAATATTTTGCCCATTTTCATTCTCACGGTCATCATTCCGATTATATTTTTTTTCATCCTGAAAAATTTAGGGGTGGTACACTCTATCTTTGCTGTTTCCAAAAAAGAGCGTAGCTATGCACTGAGCATCAACATCATTCTTTTTTTGATGATTTTGCTCAAAGTGATTCCGCAAAACTACATCGGTGAACTGTATTACTTTTTTATGGGGCTTGTAACAGCCTATATTGCGGCCCTGCTGTTACTCTTACTAGGCTACAAGACAAGCATTCATATGTTGGGCATGGCAAGTCTGCTGATGTACTTGATCGGATTGAGCATTCATTTCGAAGTCAATATTACATTGGCCCTGGGAGGGCTTGTGATGGCAACGGGACTTGTGGCCACCTCACGGTTATATATGAGGGCCCATAGTTGGGTCGAATTGGTCATAGGTTTTATTTTAGGAAGTCTTTCCCAACTCCTGGTCTTGAAATTTTGGTTATAGGATATAGAAAATCAATCCAATCCTAAAAGACCTCATCTCTATTGGTGAACCGTTGTCAAGTACCACTCCGTCATTTAGAAGTGTGCTTAAGTCGTAATAGAAATTTATATTCCATGTGTTGTAGCCGAAGCGCACGTACGCTCCGTATTGAAAGTTTCGAATGTCATCGTTCTTAAAGCGATCGGAACTTTCATCAGTAACCAACCTAGAGCTTCTGGCAAATACATAGGCAAAATTGATACCGCTGTAGATACGCCAAAATTTATATTCAACATCGGTAGAGGTACGCCAACGAAACTCGACGGGTATCTCGATGGCATGGGTCTCAAATTTACTCCTTCTGAAATCATCTAAATCGATTATGGTATATGTGATCTCATCACCATTTTGTGATGCCCTCAGATTGGTATAGTAAGAATTGACGGCATAGCCCAGACCTAGGCCAAAACCAACATTTCTTCTTTGATTGATAGGAATATCTTTAATGAAACCTGCTATTAGATTGTACGAAAGACTCCTTTGAACCACATCTTCTGGCTTCTGCAACAAAAAATTATAGCCTACCCCGACATAAAACTGATCTTCAAGGTACTTTGTGCCAGCATACTCACTTTCGGGATACACCTGTGCATGGGTCAAAAAACATGTAGCCAAAAGAAAAAAAAGAATGGGTTGCCTTACCATATATCAATAGCATCAATTTGGATGTCGTACCTCAAATTAAGCATTTAAAGTCATCAAGAAAAAATGTCATTTTTAAGATCTTTGCAAAAAATGAATTTGAACCATAGACTCTGTTTTTAGAGAACAATCTTTCATTGGAAGTTTGATAAAAAAACGCCCCAATAATTTTTGGGGCGTTTTCAAACTAAACTTGAAAAACTATTTCAACTTAGTTTATATTGTTAAAGGCATTGCCTTCATAGGTGGTATAGTTCACTTTAAGTGCATTTACCTTTCTGAGCTCTTGCTTGATGTCAGAAATCAGCCCCATATTGGCATCTTTATCTACCTTCAACGCTGTGGTCAATACATTTTGAAGTTCTTGGGGCTTTTTCGCCCTTTCAGCCAAAATATAGGTGCCTACTTCACCGACATCGGCGAACTTATCGTTTAATTGTATTTTCGGTTCGGTACCGAAAACCTTTTGATATTCTTTGATGGGCTTGCCCACATAGATGTAAATAACCCTGTCTTTTTTCTCGAGTTTCTTCACCTCGCTCGCATTGGGCAGTGTGTTCTGCACCAACAAAGAGCTATCTTTCATCGTGGTAACCGTCATAAAGAAAAATAAAAGCATAAATACGATATCTGGCAACGAAGCCGTTGATACCGCCGGTAAATCGCCATCTTTTTTCTTAGCAAATTTTGCCATAATTCCCTTTTATTATATTAACTGCCTGTTGAGGTTTCTGCCTCTGAAAGTTTCTGCGGAAACATATCTTGAACTTGCTTCACCTTATCTTTCAAATCATCCCTTATACCTGAAGGGGTCTCGGGATTCAAGTATTCAGCTTCCATTTCTGTAAAGTCCCTTCCAAACAGACGTTGACACTCGCGATTTCTAAGATCGTTGTACGCCCCTACCAATTCATTCTGAACGGTAATATAGGTAGCATACTTTGTTTCTCTATCGTTCTTCAGGGATACGATGGCTTTCGACGGGTTATCTGATGATGAGGGGTCTTTTCTTCCCTTACAGTAGTTACAGCTACCATCGGCACCATTGTCTAAAAAAGCTACCGCAGCATTACGAAGATCTTTCAGTTCCATCAACTGGTCCTCGACCAACAATTGGCCGTTCTTGTTGATGTTGACCGTGAAGATATTTTTCTGCTTAATCACCACATCGGTATCTGGCGGTTCTATCGGCGGCAACATTCTATCAAGTCCTGCATCTGTCTCTATGGTGGTGGTCACCAAGAAAAAGATTAAGAGCAAGAATGCGATATCGGCCATGGAACCTGCATTTACTTCGGGTGCTCCTTTTCTTCTAGGCATAATTCAATTTATTTTATCTACCAGTAAACATTTTCTTCAAACCGGGAATTACCATTAAGGCAACGGCAATCACGGTAAGTATAAAAAACACGTTCAGCCCCATTCCTATGGTTTTGACCGTACCTTCGGTCGTTTCTACGCCTCTATCGGCCATTGCGCTCACCACTTCAGCATTTCCTGATGAGAGCCCGTAAGAAATGGCCACGATGACGGCCAATCCACCTAAACCAAAAAGTGCTTTCTTAAGGCTGCCTGGTGTACCGAACAACTTTTTAAGGGCAAAAAAGAGACTAAAAATAACGGCTATCGCCAACAAGAGGTACATTATCAAGAACATGAAGTTCAAAGCTCCACTGTTAATGGCGTTGGGATCGTCACCGTCAGGCATCGCAAACCAGAGCCCGGCAGCCACCAAACCAATGACAATCAGTACTATCTTAACTATTTTGTTCATATCTATAGATTATCCGGTTTGCAATTATTTCTTGTGTGCGGCCAACATATCGATCAACGCAATTGATGAATCTTCCATGTCGTTGACAATGCTATCAATTTTTGCAATGATATAGTTGTAGAAAATCTGCAGGATAATCGCCGTGATCAAACCGAATACAGTTGTCAAAAGTGCCACCTGAATATCACCTGCAATCAAAGAGGCACTCAAGTTACCTACTGCGGCAATTTTCTGGAAAGCCTGAATCATACCGATTACCGTACCCATGAACCCAAGCATGGGGGCAATGGCAATGAACAATGACAACCATGATACATTTTTCTCTAATTGACCCATCTGAACGCCTCCATAGGCAACAACTGCCTTTTCTGCAGAT is a window from the Muricauda sp. SCSIO 65647 genome containing:
- a CDS encoding ExbD/TolR family protein, which encodes MPRRKGAPEVNAGSMADIAFLLLIFFLVTTTIETDAGLDRMLPPIEPPDTDVVIKQKNIFTVNINKNGQLLVEDQLMELKDLRNAAVAFLDNGADGSCNYCKGRKDPSSSDNPSKAIVSLKNDRETKYATYITVQNELVGAYNDLRNRECQRLFGRDFTEMEAEYLNPETPSGIRDDLKDKVKQVQDMFPQKLSEAETSTGS
- a CDS encoding porin family protein, which encodes MATCFLTHAQVYPESEYAGTKYLEDQFYVGVGYNFLLQKPEDVVQRSLSYNLIAGFIKDIPINQRRNVGFGLGLGYAVNSYYTNLRASQNGDEITYTIIDLDDFRRSKFETHAIEIPVEFRWRTSTDVEYKFWRIYSGINFAYVFARSSRLVTDESSDRFKNDDIRNFQYGAYVRFGYNTWNINFYYDLSTLLNDGVVLDNGSPIEMRSFRIGLIFYIL
- a CDS encoding biopolymer transporter ExbD, producing the protein MAKFAKKKDGDLPAVSTASLPDIVFMLLFFFMTVTTMKDSSLLVQNTLPNASEVKKLEKKDRVIYIYVGKPIKEYQKVFGTEPKIQLNDKFADVGEVGTYILAERAKKPQELQNVLTTALKVDKDANMGLISDIKQELRKVNALKVNYTTYEGNAFNNIN